Proteins from one Gibbsiella quercinecans genomic window:
- the rfaQ gene encoding putative lipopolysaccharide heptosyltransferase III: MMNKAPAPVPAASIQRILLIKLRHHGDMLLTTPVINTLRANYPQAKIDVLLYKETQDMLASNPALSTVFAIDRQWKKLGTKAHLGHEWRLIRQLRAQRYDLVVNLADQWRSAIVTRMTGARIRLGFDFPKRRGFLWRHCHTQLVPVDGHGAMHTVEQNLSLLQPLGLATTSQQVTMSYTPQDWQASELLLREQGVNGDYIVVQPTSRWFFKCWSEEKMAATISALQADGHTLVLTAGPDAKERNMVEQILAHCPAQGVVSLAGRLTLRQLAALIDHARLFIGVDSVPMHMAAALQTPCIALFGPSKLTFWRPWQAIGQVIWAGDYGPLPDPDDIDTGTEQRYLDLIPADAVIAAARSQLL, translated from the coding sequence ATCATGAATAAAGCGCCAGCCCCAGTTCCAGCAGCATCCATACAACGTATCTTATTGATAAAATTACGCCACCACGGCGATATGCTGTTGACCACGCCGGTGATCAACACCCTGCGTGCCAACTATCCGCAGGCGAAAATCGACGTGCTGTTGTATAAGGAAACGCAGGACATGCTGGCCAGCAACCCGGCGCTATCAACGGTGTTCGCCATCGATCGCCAATGGAAAAAGCTGGGCACCAAAGCCCATCTGGGCCACGAATGGCGGCTGATTCGCCAACTGCGGGCGCAACGTTACGATCTGGTCGTTAACCTGGCTGACCAATGGCGCAGCGCCATCGTCACACGGATGACGGGAGCACGTATCCGCCTTGGGTTTGACTTCCCCAAACGGCGTGGCTTCCTCTGGCGCCACTGCCACACCCAACTGGTGCCGGTAGACGGGCACGGCGCCATGCACACTGTGGAACAGAACCTCTCGCTGCTGCAACCGTTGGGGCTGGCCACCACCAGCCAGCAGGTCACCATGAGCTACACGCCGCAAGATTGGCAGGCCAGCGAGCTGCTGCTGCGGGAACAGGGGGTCAACGGCGACTATATCGTAGTGCAGCCCACCTCCCGCTGGTTCTTCAAGTGTTGGAGCGAAGAAAAAATGGCGGCAACCATCAGCGCGCTGCAGGCCGACGGCCACACGCTGGTGCTCACCGCCGGGCCTGATGCCAAAGAGCGAAATATGGTCGAGCAGATTTTGGCGCATTGCCCGGCCCAGGGCGTGGTTTCCCTGGCCGGCCGTTTGACCCTGCGCCAGCTTGCCGCGCTGATTGACCATGCCCGCCTGTTTATCGGCGTGGATTCCGTGCCGATGCATATGGCCGCCGCGCTGCAAACCCCCTGTATCGCACTGTTCGGCCCGTCAAAGCTGACCTTCTGGCGCCCCTGGCAGGCGATCGGCCAGGTTATCTGGGCCGGTGACTACGGCCCCCTGCCCGATCCGGATGATATTGATACCGGCACCGAACAGCGTTACCTCGACCTTATTCCTGCAGACGCGGTGATCGCCGCCGCGCGGAGCCAGCTCCTATGA
- a CDS encoding glycosyltransferase, whose translation MRILMIIDGLPGGGAEKVVLTLCQGMLNMGHSISLISLSDVCNYAIPQGIHYQVVADRCRKPWRKLTELSRRAAQLDRAVMAQEQQHGAYDLVLSNLHKTDRIVRRSRVLAPDRLWFCIHGILSTSYLGHRKGLDRWLKQRKIARVYQRQNIVTVSQAVGDDLRQNLAIQPKRLAVINNPFDIAEIERLAAAPCDLAGKDYLVHVGRFHPQKRHDRLLKAYALSGIQAPLVLIGTGSDSRIAAARQLAEQLGIAERVLFLGFQANPFPYIKQAALLVLSSDSEGFGNVLVEALLCGTPVVSTRCPGGPAEILEKAGMGLALAELDEQSLGEKMAAIYRNPPPINRPHLMSYSLDAICRQYLALKDR comes from the coding sequence ATGCGTATCCTGATGATTATCGATGGCCTGCCGGGCGGCGGTGCCGAAAAGGTGGTGCTGACCCTGTGCCAGGGCATGCTGAATATGGGCCATAGCATCAGCCTGATCTCCCTGAGCGACGTCTGCAATTACGCGATACCGCAAGGCATCCATTACCAGGTGGTGGCCGATCGCTGCCGCAAACCGTGGCGCAAACTGACCGAACTTTCACGCCGCGCCGCGCAGCTTGACCGCGCCGTGATGGCGCAGGAACAACAGCATGGCGCTTACGATCTGGTGTTGTCCAACCTGCATAAAACCGACCGCATCGTCCGGCGCAGCCGCGTGCTGGCGCCCGATCGCCTGTGGTTCTGCATCCACGGCATTCTTTCCACTTCCTATCTTGGCCACCGTAAAGGGCTGGACCGCTGGCTGAAACAGCGCAAGATTGCCCGGGTTTACCAACGGCAGAATATCGTGACCGTTTCCCAGGCGGTGGGGGACGATCTGCGGCAAAACCTGGCGATTCAGCCCAAGCGGCTGGCAGTAATCAATAACCCGTTCGATATTGCCGAGATTGAACGGCTGGCAGCCGCCCCTTGCGATCTGGCCGGGAAAGACTATCTGGTGCACGTTGGGCGTTTCCACCCGCAAAAGCGCCATGATCGCCTGCTGAAAGCCTATGCTCTGTCGGGCATCCAGGCACCGCTGGTGTTGATCGGCACCGGAAGCGACAGCCGGATCGCGGCGGCCCGGCAGTTGGCCGAGCAGTTGGGCATTGCCGAACGCGTGCTGTTCCTTGGCTTCCAGGCCAACCCCTTCCCGTATATCAAACAGGCAGCGCTGCTGGTGCTTAGCTCCGACAGCGAAGGGTTTGGCAACGTGCTGGTGGAGGCGCTGCTGTGCGGCACGCCGGTGGTCAGCACCCGCTGCCCGGGCGGGCCGGCCGAGATCCTGGAAAAAGCCGGCATGGGGTTGGCGCTGGCCGAGCTGGATGAACAGTCGCTCGGGGAGAAAATGGCGGCCATCTACCGCAACCCGCCGCCGATTAATCGGCCGCACCTGATGAGCTATAGTCTGGACGCCATATGCCGCCAATACCTGGCGCTGAAAGATCGCTAA
- a CDS encoding glycosyltransferase family 4 protein produces the protein MKACRLAIVRQKYRPDGGAERFVSRALEALEQQDLELNVITREWQGDANPNWHIHLCNPMKFGRISRERGFAEAARTLWQAEKFDLVQSHERIPGCDIYRAGDGVHRRWLLQRARLLPEWRRKFLFSNRFHRYVMCAERAMYAAPELKAVICNAEMIKQEIIADFGVPADKITVIYNAIDNQKFLPANEALRQQLRQQYQIPQAAHCLIFVGSGFERKGLAAAIRAIAPTHSYLLVVGKDKAEKRYRTLAQSLGCGERVRFMGVQQQTLPFYQAADALLLPTLYDPFPNVILEAMSCGLPVITSATCGGAEFITPGQNGFVADALDVNALTDAIHALPPQALGSTMGEAARLRIMSATPAYLSKQLISLYNRLLD, from the coding sequence ATGAAAGCATGTCGTTTGGCGATAGTGCGCCAAAAATACCGCCCGGACGGCGGTGCCGAACGTTTTGTGTCCCGCGCTCTGGAGGCGTTGGAACAGCAAGATCTTGAACTGAACGTCATCACCCGTGAATGGCAGGGCGATGCCAACCCCAACTGGCATATCCACTTGTGCAACCCGATGAAATTCGGCCGTATCAGCCGGGAACGAGGGTTTGCCGAAGCAGCACGCACGCTGTGGCAGGCGGAAAAGTTTGATCTGGTGCAAAGCCATGAGCGCATTCCGGGCTGCGATATCTACCGCGCAGGCGACGGCGTGCACCGCCGCTGGCTGCTGCAACGCGCGCGCCTGTTGCCGGAATGGCGGCGCAAATTTCTGTTCTCTAATCGTTTTCACCGCTATGTCATGTGCGCCGAACGCGCCATGTACGCCGCCCCAGAGCTAAAAGCGGTGATTTGCAACGCCGAGATGATCAAACAAGAGATCATCGCCGATTTTGGCGTGCCGGCCGACAAAATCACCGTGATCTACAATGCCATTGATAACCAAAAGTTTCTGCCGGCCAACGAGGCGTTACGCCAACAGCTGCGCCAGCAGTATCAGATCCCACAGGCGGCGCACTGCCTGATTTTCGTCGGCTCCGGCTTCGAACGCAAAGGCCTGGCGGCGGCAATCCGCGCCATCGCCCCCACCCATAGCTACCTGCTGGTGGTGGGCAAAGACAAAGCGGAAAAACGTTACCGGACATTGGCGCAATCGCTGGGCTGCGGCGAGCGCGTGCGCTTTATGGGCGTGCAGCAACAAACGCTGCCGTTTTATCAGGCGGCGGACGCCTTGCTGCTGCCGACGTTGTACGATCCGTTCCCCAACGTGATTCTGGAAGCCATGTCGTGCGGCTTGCCGGTGATCACCAGCGCCACCTGCGGCGGTGCGGAGTTCATCACCCCGGGGCAAAACGGCTTTGTCGCCGACGCGCTGGACGTCAACGCACTGACCGACGCCATCCACGCCTTGCCCCCGCAGGCGCTGGGCTCAACCATGGGTGAAGCGGCGCGGCTACGCATTATGTCGGCCACGCCGGCGTACCTGTCGAAACAGCTGATTTCACTTTATAACCGCTTGCTGGACTGA